Genomic window (bacterium):
TTTTCAGAATATACTCTACATTTTTCTCTCTTGTATTTGTACAGGCACCGAGATGTATTAAAAAATCAAAATTCTTATCAAATCTTTTTTCTTCAATTTTCTGAATAAATTCATCCTTATCATAATAATCCTTAAATTTTTTATTTTCTATATTTTTCCTTTTCTTTTCATTTATCCTGTCAACCAGAATAATATCCTCTATCCCTTTTTTATTTAAGTATCCAAGAAAACAACTACCTATAAACCCACATGCTCCTGTTAGGATAATCTTCATTTTAATTTCTTACCCATAGTTGCTTTTGTTATTGCAGAATATTTAACCCCTTTCAATGATTTAAGATGAAAATATAAATCTTTTATTTTCTCAACTTTTCCCTTAACAGCAACTATCTCCATACAGTTTTCCCTATCCATATGAATATGCTGGGAAGATACAATAATTGGAGAAAACTTGTGCTGAATATCAATAATTTTATCAACAATTTCCCTTACATCATGCTCATAAACAATAACAATACATCCAGTTACATTTTTACCTTTTTCCCATTCTTCTTCAACAAACTTTTCTCTTATTATATCTCTTATTGCTTCTGACCTGTTTTTATACTTCTGTACTTTTATAAAATTATCAAATCTGGTCAATAAATCTTCTTCCATTGATACACCAAACCTTTTCAATTTTCCCATTTATTCCCCCATTTTACTTCTCTTTTCTAAATCATGATAATATAAAAACCACTCTCTTATAGCCATAACATAAAGAATTAATGCACATCCTTCAACAAAATATCTTGAGATTCCATTTGTAACATTTGAAAAGACCTTCCCGAGAATACCTATAACCATCCCTATTGAAGAAAAAACAGCCCATAGTCGCATAATATGTGAATTGTATTCATTCCATGCATCAGCAGCACTTGTTATATTTGGAGCATTTTCAAGCCCTTTAAATAAATACTGTAATCCTACCTGACCTCCGTATCTGTTAACTGCTGCAACAATTATATTTGTTATCGCACCATAAAAAATATAGTAGATTAAAATTGTAATATCTTTAAGCCCTCTGGAAAAAGTAGCAAAATAACCCATTAAAAATAAAGAAATGAATGTAAAAAGGTCAAGAAATCTGAATGGTTCAATCCTTCTTTTTGATGTACTTATAAAATTTGAAATTTCTTCTTTAGTCGGGTCTCTTTCTTCATCCTTCAATCTGTCATTTAAAAACTTAAATGCCTTATTAACAGGTTGCCTTACTAAATTTTCTTTAAAAATTTCATCAATATATTTGAAAAACATATATTCTCCACCAGCC
Coding sequences:
- the nikR gene encoding nickel-responsive transcriptional regulator NikR; this translates as MGKLKRFGVSMEEDLLTRFDNFIKVQKYKNRSEAIRDIIREKFVEEEWEKGKNVTGCIVIVYEHDVREIVDKIIDIQHKFSPIIVSSQHIHMDRENCMEIVAVKGKVEKIKDLYFHLKSLKGVKYSAITKATMGKKLK